One genomic region from Larus michahellis unplaced genomic scaffold, bLarMic1.1 SCAFFOLD_78, whole genome shotgun sequence encodes:
- the LOC141736978 gene encoding olfactory receptor 14J1-like translates to MSNGSSITHFLLLAFTDTRELQLLHFWLFLGIYLAALLGNGLIITAIACDHRLHTPMYFFLLNLALLDLGCISTTLPKAMANSLWDTRTISYMGCAAQVFFFAFLISAEFYLLTVMAYDRYVAICKPLHCGSLLGSRACVHMAAAAWGSGFLHALLHTANTFSIPLCQGNGLDQFFCEIPQILKLSCSQSDYLKEVWLILCSAVISFVGSVFIVVSYVQIFRALLRIPSEQGRHKAFSMCLPPLAAVSLFIIFGKFAYLKPPSISSPDLDLLVSFLYSVVPPAVNPLTYSMRNEELRDALRKLLQYTVFQHQ, encoded by the coding sequence ATGTctaacggcagctccatcacccacttcctcctcctggcattcacagacacgcgggagctgcagctcttgcacttctggctcttcctgggcatctacctggctgccctcctgggcaatggcctcatcatcactgccatagcctgtgaccaccgcctccacacccccatgtacttcttcctcctcaacctcgccctcctcgacctgggctgcatctccaccactctgcccaaagccatggccaactccctctgggacaccaggacgatctcctacatgggatgtgctgcccaggtctttttctttgccttcttgatctcagcagagttttatcttctgacagtcatggcctacgaccggtatgttgccatctgcaaacccctgcactgtgggtccctcctgggcagcagagcttgtgtccacatggcagcagctgcctggggcagtggctttctccatgctctgctgcacactgccaatacattttcaatacctctctgccaaggcaatggcctagaccagttcttctgtgaaatcccccagatcctcaagctctcctgctcacaatcagaCTACCTCAAAGAAGTTTGGCTTATTCTGTGTAGTGCCGTTATTTCTTTTGTGGGttctgttttcattgtggtgtcctatgtgcagatcttcagggctctgctgaggatcccctctgaacagggacggcacaaagccttttccatgtgcctccctCCCCTGGCCGCGGTCTCCCTCTTTATCATTTTTGGCaagtttgcctacctgaagcccccctccatctcttccccagaTCTAGACCTATTGGTGTCATTTCTGTattcggtggtgcctccagcagtgaaccccctcaccTACAGCATGAGGAACGaggagctcagggatgccctgaggaaactattGCAATATACTGTATTTCAGCATCAATGA